The Mytilus galloprovincialis chromosome 4, xbMytGall1.hap1.1, whole genome shotgun sequence genome contains a region encoding:
- the LOC143073241 gene encoding complement C1q-like protein 3, with protein sequence MLSFSPFLIGVLFATFGEVKTLYGEGDEYFYDKYDGKPAFHAYVKGNRPFSGNDILKFDEVLTNIGNYYDPLTGQFTAPKTGLYQIACTIQGHRTSGVTFQIQKNNERFDLGYAGGRDWHAVTRVLLMQLKEGDKVFVQHRVPHRKETVAGNRHSYFSGRLLQ encoded by the exons ATGCTTTCGTTTAGTCCGTTTTTAATTGGCGTTTTGTTTGCAACCTTTGGAGAGGTCAAAACTCTTTATGGCGAGGGAGACG aatatttctaTGACA AATACGACGGAAAGCCTGCATTTCATGCATACGTGAAAGGAAATCGTCCTTTCAGTGGAAATGACATCCTGAAATTTGACGAAGTCTTGACAAACATCGGGAACTACTACGACCCTCTAACAGGACAGTTCACAGCACCCAAAACAGGATTGTACCAAATTGCATGTACCATACAAGGACATCGGACATCTGGTGTCACCTTCCAAATACAGAAAAATAACGAGAGATTTGATCTTGGTTATGCAGGAGGTAGAGACTGGCATGCTGTAACCCGCGTTCTACTGATGCAGCTAAAGGAGGGAGATAAAGTGTTCGTTCAACACAGAGTACCACACAGAAAAGAGACTGTTGCTGGAAATCGCCATTCATATTTCTCTGGACGTCTTTTGCAataa